The Coffea eugenioides isolate CCC68of chromosome 8, Ceug_1.0, whole genome shotgun sequence genome has a segment encoding these proteins:
- the LOC113779600 gene encoding protein PAM68, chloroplastic yields METCSYPRPHPLSSLSSTSLSSSKHLLQLPILTPTYRNQSRQPQFTSISATLNTPRGFGPSPKKAKKTKIPKKDYDEEEDDDDDDEEEEDREEGIIPEIVTNRMMSRMGFSVGVPLFIGLLFFPFFYYLKVGLKIDVPTWIPFIVSFIFFGTALLGVSYGIVSSSWDPLREGSFLGWNEAQKNWPVFWQSIWGGGSKKKK; encoded by the coding sequence ATGGAAACCTGTTCCTATCCAAGACCACATCCCTTATCCTCACTCTCTTCAACTTCACTAAGCTCATCAAAACACCTTCTTCAACTCCCAATCTTAACACCAACATATAGGAACCAATCTCGTCAACCACAATTTACCTCAATCTCTGCAACTCTAAATACTCCAAGAGGCTTCGGACCATCCCCAAAAAAGGCCAAGAAGACCAAGATACCAAAGAAAGACTAtgatgaagaggaagatgatgatgatgatgatgaagaggaagaagatcGAGAAGAAGGCATTATACCAGAGATAGTCACCAACAGAATGATGAGCAGAATGGGATTTTCAGTGGGTGTCCCTTTGTTTATAGGGCTATTGTTCTTCCCATTCTTTTACTACTTGAAAGTTGGGTTGAAGATAGATGTGCCCACTTGGATACCCTTTATTGTATCATTCATCTTCTTTGGGACAGCCCTTTTGGGGGTTAGCTATGGGATTGTGTCATCCAGTTGGGATCCTTTGAGAGAAGGGTCATTCTTGGGTTGGAATGAAGCTCAGAAGAATTGGCCTGTGTTCTGGCAGTCAATTTGGGGTGGTGgatcaaagaagaagaagtag
- the LOC113781612 gene encoding uncharacterized protein LOC113781612: protein MRTRSTKRKTSAVNLLASPSPKTAEATTPGSPMMKSPSESPKGFEFSFNTTKLASSPLMKKKSNSSGGVGGASSASMFMQRTGGGPGGFSPSPLRGINSISDLKGLASSGLDSIKRQLERSQSEILKDIEASQSRLQKRFKIQSQACQQVMDEAERENKKMSDRITETREAMKASYNEFMIEAQSSASRLCKTSIPEISQSFEKSINSLRSRYGISSTSAL, encoded by the exons atgAGGACGCGATCGACTAAGAGGAAGACATCGGCGGTGAACCTATTGGCATCGCCGTCGCCGAAGACAGCAGAGGCGACGACGCCAGGAAGCCCTATGATGAAATCTCCGAGTGAGTCGCCGAAGGGATTCGAGTTCAGCTTCAACACAACCAAGCTGGCGTCATCACCattgatgaagaagaagagcaACAGCAGTGGCGGTGTAGGAGGAGCATCATCGGCTTCGATGTTCATGCAGCGTACCGGAGGAGGGCCAGGAGGATTCTCACCCTCGCCGCTCAGAGGTATCAACTCCATTTCGGATCTGAAGGGGCTAGCTTCGTCTGGGTTGGATTCTATCAAACGTCAGCTGGAGCGATCGCAGTCAGAAATTCTTAAGGACATTGAAGCTTCACAATCTCGTCTCCAGAAACGATTCAAG ATTCAATCTCAAGCATGCCAGCAAGTGATGGACGAAGCagagagagaaaacaagaaaatgtCTGATCGTATCACTGAAACTCGGGAAGCAATGAAG GCTTCATACAATGAATTCATGATTGAAGCACAGTCCAGTGCATCACGTT TGTGCAAAACTTCCATTCCTGAAATTTCTCAGTCCTTTGAGAAATCCATCAACTCTCTCAGAAGCCGCTATGGGATTTCCTCAACTTCAGCTTTGTAG